A genomic region of Fundulus heteroclitus isolate FHET01 chromosome 24, MU-UCD_Fhet_4.1, whole genome shotgun sequence contains the following coding sequences:
- the LOC118557738 gene encoding gastrula zinc finger protein XlCGF8.2DB-like: MRIHTGEKPFCCDLCGQSFSQKPPLNRHMRIHTGQKPFCCDLCGKRFRHKSSLNKHMRIHTGQKAYCCDLCGQSFSRKGTLNIHMKIHTGQKPFCCDLCGQSFSLKGNLNRHMRIHTGQKPFCCDLCEQSFSQKSYLNTHMKIHTGRKPFCCDLCGKRFRDKSSLKIHMQIHTGQKPFCCDLCGQRFSHKSNLNLHMRIHTGQKTFCCDLCGQRFSHKSSLNTHMRIHTGQKPFCCDLCGKRFRHKSSLNTHMIIHTGQKPFYCDLCGKRFRHKSSLNIHKIDHTMHDKASFFV, from the coding sequence atgagaatccatacaggagagaagcctttctgttgtgatctatgtggacaaagctttagtcaAAAACCacctttaaacagacacatgagaatccatacaggacagaagcctttctgttgtgatctatgtggaaaaagatttagacaCAAATctagtttaaacaaacacatgagaatccatacaggacagaaggcttactgttgtgatctatgtggacaaagctttagtcgAAAAGGAACGTTAAACatacacatgaaaatccatacaggacagaagcctttctgttgtgatctatgtggacaaagctttagtctaaaaggaaatttaaacagacacatgagaatccatacaggacagaagcctttctgttgtgatctatgtgaacaaagctttagtcaaaaatcatatttaaacacacacatgaaaatccatacaggaaggaagcctttctgttgtgatctatgtggaaagaGATTTAGAGACAAATCTAGTTTAAAGATACACATgcaaatccatacaggacagaagcctttctgttgtgatctatgtggacaaagatttagccacaaatcaaatttaaacttgCATATGAGAATCCATACCGGACAGAAgactttctgttgtgatctatgtggacaaagatttagccacaaatcaagtttaaacacacacatgagaatccatacaggacagaagcctttctgttgtgatctatgtggtaAAAGATTTAGACACAAATCtagtttaaacacacacatgataatccatacaggacagaagcctttctatTGTGATCTATGTGGTAAAAGATTTAGACACAAATCTAGTTTAAACATACACAAAATTGACCATACAATGCATGACAAGGCAAGCttttttgtatag